Within the Oryctolagus cuniculus chromosome 19, mOryCun1.1, whole genome shotgun sequence genome, the region TAAGAGGCAGAGACTCGACTGGAAGCGTTGGGGAAAGCGTCTGGTCGAGAGGCGAGCGGGCGGAGTGCCCGGGCGGACGCTGGCTCTCAGGGAGGGTCCAGGTTTTGAAGGCATTGCTCTGTTCGCTGGGTCATCCTGTTGGGGTGCCCATTGGACGGGGTTTCACATACGTACGTTGATTGGCTGAGACTCATAGAGATATAGTGAGGGTCTCCTGGAGACCCCGCCTCCTTGGGGCtcagagcccctccccctgccagctCTGAATCCCTGAAGGTGGGATCTCAGGCCGCAAGGTCACACGTGCAGCACAGAGGTATTAGTGGGGGGACGCCGGGGGGGCTGGAGACGGCCTTCCAGCCACGGCTGACGGCCTGCTTGTGAGGGACATTCTGCCTGCGTCTGAAGgggccgcagccccagccccccggCCGGCCTCACCTGGGTTGTTTGGTGGACAGTAGCAGCACTCAGAGCTGGGTGCCGGGGGCTGCAGCCCCTGTGCCCCCAGCGTGGCctgggcagcccctccctcccgcgCTCGCACCCCTGAGCAGCGCCTGTGCCATCTGCCTGCACGCCAGGAGCCGCGCGCATGGCTGCAAGGCGCTCCTAAGGGAGGATTCTGGCCGCAGGGTGGCCTGTTTGGGAGCTGATAGGAGGGTGTCTTGGCCCCCACGTGCTGCACTGGAAGGTGGGGCGCGAGAGCCCGGGTCAGGCTGGCGGCAGGGCCTGCAAGGAGTCTGTGGCGTGCTCACTGCCTGGTGGGTGGTGGGTGTTGCTGTGGGCCTACCAGCTCACGTGCCCGAGCCTCAGGTTCCTGTCTGGAAAGCAAGGACAGGGACCGGGCCCCTTGGCCACAGCGGGGCACAGAGGAGCCCCCTGAGCTCCCTGTGTTCCCTGCTGTCTGCCCTCAGGAGCCTGGACGTGTGGATTGGCTTCTCCGCTGTGGAGGGAACAGAGGCGGAGGCAGGCTCGGCCCCTCAGGGCGAGgccttcagcctggagagctgccAGAACTGGCTGCCAGGGGAGCCGCACCCGGCCACCGCCGAGCACTGCGTGCGGCTCGGGCCCGCGGGGCAGTGCAACACGGACCTGTGCTCTGCGCCACACAGCTACGTCTGCGAGCTGCGGCCTGGAGGTGCGGGGCTGCCAGGCAGGGTCCCCGTGGGCTCGCGCTCGCCGAGGGTCTGCTCCGGGCCTGGGCAGAGGCTGCACCAGGGGGGCTGGGGTGCAGCCGCCAGCGCCTCGGACCCCAGGCGGGTCctgccctgggtctcccaccccacccctccgccGTTCTCGGCCTGGGACCAGCGCCTCACTGCACGCTCACCACCTGCAGGCCCTGTGCGGGACGCTGAGAACTTGCTCGTGGGAATGCCCAGTGGGGACCTGCAGGGACTCCCAAGGCCACTGGCACCACAGAAAATCCTCCTTGTCCCCCGGGAGCCCGTGGAGGTAggcgccccaccctccccacgCTACCCCAGAGCTGGGGGGCCTTGCCTGCCCTTGCTGCCCTGTgtctggctgttgaggacatctgtgCCCGGGATACAGTGAGGAGCACAGACGACGCCAAGGTGAAGGACACCTTGTCGTGTCACCGGAAGTCTAAGCGTCTGTGAGCTGTTCTAAAAGCTGACGGGAGGCTGTGGCTCACGGGTGGCTGTGGCCGGGATTTCCCCCAGATGGCGTGAAatgaggccatggtggccacgtGGGGGCCCTCTCTTCCTGTCCTgagctgctggggcctggggagccctgcctggggggagggggccctcAGAGCTgaggcagcccctctgccccaccAGGTCATGGTGTTCCCTGGCCTGAGCCTGAGCCGTGGAGCCTTCCTCACCACCGCTGAGTTTGGCACGCAGGAGCTCAGGCAGCCCGCCCAGCTGCGGCTGCAGGTGCACCGGCCCTCGGGAGAAGGTGGGGCTCCCAGTGGCGGTGGGAGTCGGGGGCTCGGGGTGGCCTCTCTGAACTCTCTCACGTCTGCTGGCCTCCACCTCGAGGCGGCCTGAGAGCAGGTCTGCAGACTGGTCCCGGCCATCCCACTGGCCTGGTGGCAGGGGTGGGACCCAGGAGGCACGGGGGCGGAGGCGCTGCCGTGGCTGCAAGCGTCGTCCGGGTGCCGGTCTTCCTGTCCTCAGGAGCCTCAGGAAACGGCAGCGAGCCTCAGAGCGGGACCTTGGACAACAGGACGGAGCCGGCCCCCGGGTGCCCATCCGGGGCATGCAACTGCTCTGCAGCCCATGTCTGCGAATGGCCGCGCACCTCCTGCCACCCTCAGGCCTGTGCCAACAGGTCGACGTGGGGGCCCTGGCGCCCCGGGGCCACCTACACGCTGTGGAGGGAGTTCCTCTTCTCCGTGCCCGCGGGGCCTCCCGCGCAATACTCGGTGTGTgtcccagtccaggtctctgccaccAGCCAGCtcctcagcccctgcccctccgCTGCTCAAGGCCGGGTCTTCTCACCCGCCACGCATGCGGGTTCCCCGCACAGCCCCCGGCCGCTGCTTGCCCcccgagcccctcccccaggctgagATGCTGTCTCCCGGCCTTTGCCCTTCTCAGCAACCTCTTGGCGCCTTCCGCAGCCTGGGCCGCCCTCCCTATGCCTCCCCTGTGCGTGGCTGTCGGTCGGCagcggggttgggggggtgggggggaacccCCATGAAGCGTGGTCAGTGATGCTGAGGAGCCGGCTGGGGTCCTGCATGCAGTGGCCCCTCTAGGCCCCGACAGAGGCCGTGACCCAGCCCCACCTTGCTCTGTCCTAGGTCACCTTCAGCGGCCAGGACGTCCCCATGCTCCCTGGTGACCTCATTGGCCTGCAGCATGACGCAGGCCCAGGTGCCTTCCTGCACTgccccctggcccccagccaccCTGGCCCCGAGGCCCCGTATCTCTCCACCAACGCCTCCACCTGGCTGGCCCACCTGCCCGCCCAGCTGGAGGGAGCACCTGCCGGCCACGCCTGCACCCTGTGGCTGCTTGCGGCCACGGAACAGCTCACCCCACTGCTGGGCCTGAGGCCCAACCCTGGGCTGCAGCATCCCGGGCGTTATGAGGTCCGAGCCACTGTGGGCAACTCCGTGTCCAGGCACAACCTGTCCTGCAGCTTCAGTGTGGTGTCCCCAGTGGCCGGACTGCGTGTCGCCCACCCCGCCCTCCACGACGGCCGCCTCTACGTGCCGACCAGTGGCTCAGCCTTGGTGCTCCAGGTGGACTCTGGTGCCAATGCCACTGCCACGGCTCGCTGGCCTGGGGGCAACGTCAGCGCCCCCTTCGTGGCTGCCTGCCCCGCTGCCACGGCCGTCCTCGTGCCTGCCTGCACTCAGGAGACCAACGACACCCTCTTCTCGGTGTTGGTGCTGCCCACGCTCGGGGAGGGGGAGCACGTGGTGGAGATTGTGGCCGAGAACGGTGCCAGCCAGGCCAACCTCAGCCTGCGGGTGACCGCGGAGGAGCCCATCCGTGGCCTCCGTGCCACGCCCAGCCCCGAAGCCCGTGTCCTGCAGGGCGTCCTGGTGGTGAGTGTGGCCTGTGCCCCGACCCACTGCAGACAAGATGCAGAGGGCGGCCTGTGCTGGGACTTGGGGCAGCTGAGTCCCGGGCCGCCACCTCGTCTCTAGTGACCACAGGGTCAGCTGAGAGCCCTTCACCCGCCTCCCACGTTTCCAAAACAAGACCCCGTGCTCTGGCCCTGAGTCCAGCTGTGTTCCCGGGTATTCCCGGGTATTCCCGGCACTGGTGCCAGAGGAAGTGGGTTCTGAGTCCTGTGGCAAGCTGCCTGCTGCTGCCGCCACGTGGGGACAGGCACCTCCCCGGGCACCAGGGCTCAGGGCGTTTCTGACAGCCCTCGGCGTGACCTGTGCCGTTGTGCCCCTGGCCTCGCTGTAGGGAACCTGCTCTGTGTGCTGCCCAGGAGATATTCAGTCCTGAGCCGTCCGCCGAGGGGCTCGGGGGAGTCCTGGGATCTGGCTTTGaagacttgaaatggtgcccactGCTGATAATGCCCACTTCACAGACGGGGAGACTGAGGTTCAGGACAGGCAGGGCATAACCAAGGCCACGTGGCTGGAGGTTGGAGACCTGACCTTGACCTGGGTTATCGATATTCCCACACCGGGTGTAGCCCATGCCCAGAGCAGACCTGGGGCACCTCCGTGCCTGCCCCATGTGGGCGTCGTGGTTCAGCCAGGTGTGCAGCCCTGCTGGAAGGCGTGTCCAGGCTGGTGTGGGCAGGGGCCATCGGCAGGCCTGTGGGTAGGCGTGTCCAGGCTAGTGTGGGCAGGGGCCGTCAGCAGGCCTGCTGGATCAGGCGGCGTCTACCCTCCCCGCTGGTTAGAGGTACAGCCCCGTGGTGGAGGCCGGCTCCGATGTGCTGTTCCGCTGGACCATTGACGACAAGCAGTCGCTGACCTTCCACAACGTGGCCTTCAACGTCATCTACCAGAGCGCCGCCGTCTTCAAGCTCTCGGTAGGCGGCCGGCGTGGGGGGGCTCGGGCCGCTCACCTCTGCCCGCTCTGCTCTGCTTTGCTTTGCCTGGAGGACCGTGCCGCGGCCGTGGGTGAGTGCAGGCAGGCGCTTGCGGCGTCTCCCGCCCACGCCCACTGACCTCTGTCTGCAGCTCACGGCCTCCAACCACGTGAGCAACGTCACCGTGAACTACAACGTCACCGTGGAGCGGATGAACAGGATGCGGGGCCTGCGGGTGTCTGTGGTGCCGGCCGTGCTGTCCCCCAACACCACGCTGGTGCTGACGGCCAGTGTGCTGGTGGACTCGGCCGTGGAGGTGGCCTTCCTGTGAGTGCTCCGCCCCCCAGCCGCTGACCTTGGCCGTGGGACCCCAAGCCGGGGGGTTGCTTCTCTGAggctgtctccttctctgtcagaGGTGCTGGGTGCAGGGGGTCCCTGGTCGGGCAGGCTGTGTGGGGCCCCCGCCTCTCCGGAGCCAGCCGACAGCCCGCCCACTGCCCTGACAGGTGGACCTTTGGGGAcggggagcaggtgctgggccagttCAAGCCTCCATACGATGAGTCCTTCCAGGTCCCAGACCCCACCGTGGCCCAGGTGCTGGTGGAGCACAACGCCACACACGTTTACACCAGTCCAGGTGAGGGGCAGGTACTCCCCAAGGGACAGCCCCGCTCACGCGtgccaggcctggctgggtggCGCAGCCGCCTCCCCGGGTggaagagggcagggaggggcccagaggCCCTGATCTGAGTTTGTCAGCCGGAAACCGCGCTGGTCGTCCCCGCTCTCGAGCGTTTTTGGAGACGAGAGCGGGGAAGTGACCTTTTGATCTTGCCCTTTGCTGGCCCAGGACTGGTCTtgcccgcctcctcctccccctggacACTGGGTCTGGCTGTGTCCTGCAGGAGCtcctgggctgggtgtggggtgtgtgggcTGAGCCACGCGTGCACTGCGGACGGGCACCCTCTGCTTGGCACCGGGCGCCAGGCAGGGGCTCTGGTGTCCCCACAGGCGAGTACAACCTGACCGTGCTGGTGTCCAACACCTTCGAGAACCTGACGCAGCAGGTGCCGGTGAGCGTGCGCACCACGCTGCCCGCAGTGGCGGTGGGCATGAGCAGCGGTGTCTTGGTGGCTGGCCGGCCCGTCACCTTCTTTCCACACCCGCCACCCCCACCTGGTGGCATCCTGTACTCATGGGACTTCGGGGACGGCTCCGCTGTCCTGGCACAGAGCCGGCCGGCGGTTAACCACACCTATGCCTCGAGGGGCAGCTACCGCGTCTGCCTGGAGCTCAACAACACGGTGAGCAGCGTGGCGGCGTGCGCCGACGTGCTTGTCCTGGAGGAGCTGCGTGGCCTGAGCGTGCGCCTCAGCCCAGCTGTGGAGCAGGGCGCCCCCGCCCTGGTCAGCGCCACGGTGGAGGCCGGCGACAACGTCACCTGGACGTTCGACATGGGGGACGGCACGGTGTTCACGGGTCCCGAGGCCCAGGTGCAGCACGTGTACCTGCGGGCGCAGAACTACACGGTGACTGTGGGTGCGGCCAGCCCCGCGGGCCGCCTGGCGCAGTCGCTGCCCGTGCAGGTCTTCGTCCTGGAGGTGCTGCACATCGAGCCCTCCGGCTGCATCCCCGCGCAGCCTGCCGCCCAGCTGACGGCCCACGTCACCGGCGACCCCGCCTGCTACCTCTTCGACTGGACCTTCGGCGACGGCTCCTCGAACACGAGCATCCGGGGGCGGCCGACGGTGACGCACAGCTTCCCGCGGAGCGGCACGTTCCCCCTGGCGCTGGTGCTGTCGAGCCGCGTGAACAAGGCGCACTACTTCACCAGCGTCTGCGTGGAGCCCGAGCTGGGCAACGTCACCCTGCAGCCCCGGAGGCAGTGTGTGCGGCCTGGGGAGGAGGCCCGCCTGGCGGCGCACGCCTGGCCCCCGTTCCCCTACCGCTACTCCTGGGACTCGGGCGCCgagcctgctgcccctgcccgtGCTGGGGGCCCTGACGCGACGTTCACTTACCGAGAGCCGGGCTCCTACCTGGTGACTGTCACCGTGTCCAACAACGTGTCGGCCGCCAACGACTCGGCGCTCGTGGAGGTGCAGGCGCCCGTGGTGCTCACAGGCGTCAGGGTCAACGGCTCCCGCGCGCTGGAGCTGCAGAAGCCCTACCTGTTCTCGGCCGTGGGCCGTGGGCACCCGGCCTCCTACCTGTGGGAGCTGGGGGACGGGGCCTGGCTCGAGGGCCCGGAGGTCACCCACGCCTACAACCGCACCGGCGACTTCACCGTCAGGGTTGCCGCCTGGAACGAGGTGAGCCGCGGCGAGTCCCAGCTCAACGTCACGGTGAAGCGGCGCGTCCGGGGCCTGAGCGTCAGCGCCAGCCGCACCGCGGTGCCACTCAACAGCAGCGTGAACTTCAGCACCTCGCTGGAGGCGGGCAGCGACGTGCGCTACTCCTGGGTGCTGTGTGACCGCTGCACGCCCATCCCCGGGGGCCCCACCATCTCCTACACCTTCCGCTCGGTGGGCACCTTCAACATCATCGTCACGGCGGAGAACGAGGTGGGCGCCACGCAGGACAGCATCTTCATCTACGTGCAGCAGCTCATCGTGGGGCTGCAGGTGGTGGGCGGCGCTGgcgcctgctgcttccccaccaACCACACGCTGCAGCTGCAGGCCACGGTGAGAGAGGGCACCAACATCTCCTACAGCTGGACTGCCCAGCGGGAGGGCGGCCCGCCCCTCACCGGCAGCGGCAAGTGCTTCTCGCTCACCGCACTCGAGCCCGGCACCTACCACGTCCAGCTGCGAGCTGCCAACATGCTAGGCAGTGCCCTGGCCAACCGCACTGTGGCCTTCGTGGAGCCCGTGGGGTGGCTGACCGTGGCCGCCTGCCCCAACCCGGCTGCCGTCAATGCGAGCGTCACCCTCAGTGCTGAGCTGGCCGGTGGCAGTGGTGTTGTTTACACATGGTCCCTGGGGGAAGAGCTGAGCTGGGAGACGCTCACGCCGTCCACAACCCATGCCTTTGCCACCTCTGGCCTGCACCTTGTCGCGGTCACTGCGGGGAATCAGCTGGGCTCGGCCAATGCCACCGTTGAGGTGGCTGTGCAGGTGCCTGTGAGCGGCCTCACCATTGAGACTGGCGGCCTGGACGGCAGCTTCGTGCCCGCTGGCTCCACCGTGCCCTTCTGGGGGCAGCTGGCCTCGGGCACCAACGtgagctggtgctgggctgtgcCCGGCGGCAGCAAGCGTGGCCAGTATGTCGCCGTGGGCTTCCCTGACGCCGGCACCTTCTCTGTCCAGCTCAACGCCTCCAACATGGTCAGCTGGGCCCTAGCCGTGCACAACCTCACGGTGGAGGAGCCTGTCGCGGGCCTGGTACTGTGGGCCAGCCGCGAGGTGGTGGCTCCCGGGCAGCCGGTCCACTTTCAGATCCTGCTGGCTGCCGGCTCGGCCGTCACCTTCCGCCTGCAGGTCGACGGAGCTGGCCCCGAGGTGCTTCCCGGGCCCTATTTTTCCCGCAGCTTTTCCTGGGTTGGGGACCACGTGGTGAGCGTACAGGCCGAGAACCACGTGAGCCGGGCCCAGGCGCAGGTGCGCGTCTCGGTGTTGGAGCCCGTCGgtgggctgcaggtgcccaaCTGCTGTGAGCCAGGCATCCCCACAGGCGCCGAGCGGAACTTCACGGCGCGGGTGCTGCGCGGCTCCCGCGTCGCCTACGCCTGGTACTTCTCCCTGCAGAAGGTCCAGGGTGACTCGCTGGTCATCCTGGCGGGCCGCGATGTCACCTACACCCCCGTGGCCGCAGGGCTGCTGGAGGTCCACGTGCGCGCCTTCAACGAGCTGGGCGGCGTGAACCTCACGCTGGCCGTGGAGGTCCAGGACGCCATCCAGCACGTGGCGCTGCGCGGCGGCCGCTGCTTCACCAACCGCTCCGCCCGCTTCGAGGCCGCCACGCGCCCCAGCCCCCGGCGCGTGGCCTACCGCTGGGCCTTTGGGGACGGCACTCCTGTGCAGGACACGGAAGAGCCCTGGGCCGACCACCGCTACTCGCAGCCTGGGGACTACCGCGTGGAGGTGAACGCCTCCAACCTGGTGAGCTTCTTTGTGGCGCAGGCCACGGTGACCGTCCAGGTGCTGGCCTGCAGGGAGCCCGAGGTGgacgtggccctgcccctgcaggtcCTCATGCGGCGCTCCCAGCGCAACTACCTGGAGGCGCACGTGGACCTGCGCGACTGCGTCACCTACCAGACCGAGTACCGCTGGGAGGTGTACCGCACTGCCAGCTGCCAGCGGCTGGGCCATGGGGCTCGCGTGGCCCTGCCTGGCGTGGACGTGAGCCGGCCCCAGCTGGTggtgccacggctggcgctgcccGTGGGCCACTACTGCTTTGTGTTCGTGGTGTCGTTTGGGGACACGCCACTGGCACGCAGCATCCAGGCCAACGTGACTGTGGCCCCCGAGCGCCTGGTGCCCATCATCGAGGGCGGTTCGTATCGCGTGTGGTCAGACACGCAGGACCTGGTGCTGGATGGAAGTGAGTCCTATGACCCTAACCTGGAGGAAGGTGACCAGACGCCCCTGAGCTGCCACTGGGCCTGCGTGGCCTCGACACAGGTAAGCCGTGCCGTCGGGCCACCTGCCCTACCCCTTTGTCACGTGCCCCACGTCCGGCgagcctggagggggcctggcctctggcttcttgGGTTTGGCCCCAGCATGGGCGGGGGGACCTCTGTGGCTCTTGTCGGCCAGGCTCCGCTCCAAGGCCGCCCGGGCCCTCACCACCTCCCCGCCCTGCTTGTCATGTGCAGAGTGAGGCTGGCGGGTGCACACTGAACTTTGGGCCACGGGGGAGCAGCGTGGTCACCATCCCCCGGGAGCGCCTGGAAGCCGGCGTGGAATACACCTTCAACCTCACCGTGTGGAAGGCAGGCCGGAGGGAGGAGGCCACCAGCCAGACGGTGGGTGCTGCCCCAACGCCGTGGGGTCCTGTGTCCATGCACAGAGCTCAGCACCACCACTGCCCCCCTCTTCCCCTAAGAGGCTGTGTCCAGTCGCACCTGATTTCGACTTCAATTCTATTAGCAAAACATCGGCGTTCACGTTGCTTGTCTGGGTATCAACTCGGCTGCATGTGGAACGCACCGGCTCTGGTGTTGGCGAAAGCAGCTGTGTCCTGACAGCCGCACCCCGTCCCACCCCAGACGGCCGCTGGCccctgtccctgtgccctggTCTTGTCTGCGCGCTCCCCTGCACTGTTGTACCCAGGAGGGCCAGCAGCGCCGTGCGGTGACCCCGGCCCCCTGGGCCAGGAGGGTCGGCAGTGCCGTGCGGTGACCCCAGCCCCCTGGGCCAGGAGGGTCGGCAGCGCCGTGCCGTGGCCCCGGCCCCCTGGCAGCCACTGTGGCTGCTGTCGGCTGACCTGGGCCGGGTCTGTCCCCTGCTGCACCAGGCCTTCCTCTGCTGACCTGCCTGGGAGGGCCCTACCCAGAGGGGCCTTGTGCAGAAGGGCGCGGGAGCCCGAGATGGCTCTGGAGGTCTGCGCAGCTGTGGCTCTTGCCTCCTGCAGGCCTGCGTCACCACTGCCCCGGGCAGGCATCGGACGTGGAGCGGGGAGCCCCGCCAGGGGCGCCGCTTTCCCGCTGGGGCGCAGCCCGGCCACGTGGGCAGAGGCGGAGGCCTGACCGGGAACCCCGCCCCCGCCAGGTGCTGATCCGCAGCGGCCGAGTGCCCATCGTGTCCTTGGAGTGCGTGTCCTGCAAGGCGCAGGCGGTTTACGAAGTGAGCCGCAGCTCCTACGTGTACCTGGAGGGCCGCTGCTACAACTGCAGCCGGGGCTCCAAGCGAGGGGTGAGTGGGGGGCGcggcggggcgcggcgggcgggCCCGGCTGCGCGCTCGCGCTCAGGCGCCCGGCTGTCCCCGCAGCGCTGGGCGGCACGCACCTTCAGCAACCAGACGCTGGTGCTGGACGAGACGACCACGTCCACCGGCAGCGCGGGCATGCGGCTGGTGGTGCGGCGCGGCGCGCTGCGGGACGGCGAGGGTTACACGTTCACGCTCACGGTGCTGGGCCGCTCGGGCGAGGAGGAGGGCTGCGCCTCCCTCCGGCTCGCCCCCAACCGCCCGCCGCTCGGGGGCGCCTGCCGCCTCTTCCCGCAGGACGCCGTGCGCGCGCTCACCACCAAGGTGCACTTCGAATGCACAGGTGAGCGCGCGCCCGcggcgggggggggcgggggcggcgcgcgGGGCTCTGGGTGACGGTGCCGCCCGCAGGGTGGCGGGACGCCGAGGACGCGGGCGCGCCGCTGGTGTACGCGCTGCTGCTGCGCCGCTGTCGCCAGGGCCACTGCGAGGAGTTCTGCGTCTACAAGGGCAGCCTGTCCGCCTACGCGGCCGTGCTGCCGCCCGGCTTCCGGCCGCACTTCCACGTGGGCCTGGCGGTGGTGGTGCAAGACCAGCTGGGCGCCGCCGTGGTCGCCCTCAACAGGTGAGCTGGCTCTgccggggcgcgggcgcgggcccCCGCCCGCCTGCTCACGCCCGGCCGCCGCCCCTCCAGGTCTCTGGTCATCTCCCTGCCCGAGCCGGACGGCAGCTCCCCGGGGCTCACAGCCTGGCTGCACGGCCTCACGGCCACCGTGCTGCCCGGGCTGCTGCGGCAGGCCGACCCCCAGCACGTCATCGAGTACTCGCTGGCCCTGGTCACCGTGCTGAACGAGGTCAGTGCAGCCCCCGCGCGC harbors:
- the PKD1 gene encoding polycystin-1 isoform X1 yields the protein MPPAAPARLALALGLGLWLGSLAGGPGRGCGPCAPPCLCSPEPGGACRVNCSGRGLRTLGPALRIPADATALDVSHNLLQALDVRLLANLSALVELDISNNKISTLEEGVFANLFNLSEINLGRNPLQCDCGLAWLPAWLEEQRVRVVQPEAAMCAGPGPLAGRPVLSVPLLDGGCGAEYVACVPDDSSGAVATVVFSTAREDPLTPEACSAFCFSAGQGLAALSQQGQCLCGAAQPLNSSSACLSWCSGPHLDPSPACRGPTLLQHVFPASLGAVLEGPRGPLASGQPAAFHITAPLPVRSTSWDFGDGSPKMDIAGPAAAHRFLLPGRYRVTAVLALGAGSALLGTEVWIEAAPAALELVCPSSVRSDESLILGLQNRGGSGLAATYSITTLGAEPARVVHPLCSSDTEVFPDNGHCYRLVAEKAPWLRAQEQCRAWAGAALAMVDSPAVQHFLVSRVTRSLDVWIGFSAVEGTEAEAGSAPQGEAFSLESCQNWLPGEPHPATAEHCVRLGPAGQCNTDLCSAPHSYVCELRPGGPVRDAENLLVGMPSGDLQGLPRPLAPQKILLVPREPVEVMVFPGLSLSRGAFLTTAEFGTQELRQPAQLRLQVHRPSGEGASGNGSEPQSGTLDNRTEPAPGCPSGACNCSAAHVCEWPRTSCHPQACANRSTWGPWRPGATYTLWREFLFSVPAGPPAQYSVTFSGQDVPMLPGDLIGLQHDAGPGAFLHCPLAPSHPGPEAPYLSTNASTWLAHLPAQLEGAPAGHACTLWLLAATEQLTPLLGLRPNPGLQHPGRYEVRATVGNSVSRHNLSCSFSVVSPVAGLRVAHPALHDGRLYVPTSGSALVLQVDSGANATATARWPGGNVSAPFVAACPAATAVLVPACTQETNDTLFSVLVLPTLGEGEHVVEIVAENGASQANLSLRVTAEEPIRGLRATPSPEARVLQGVLVRYSPVVEAGSDVLFRWTIDDKQSLTFHNVAFNVIYQSAAVFKLSLTASNHVSNVTVNYNVTVERMNRMRGLRVSVVPAVLSPNTTLVLTASVLVDSAVEVAFLWTFGDGEQVLGQFKPPYDESFQVPDPTVAQVLVEHNATHVYTSPGEYNLTVLVSNTFENLTQQVPVSVRTTLPAVAVGMSSGVLVAGRPVTFFPHPPPPPGGILYSWDFGDGSAVLAQSRPAVNHTYASRGSYRVCLELNNTVSSVAACADVLVLEELRGLSVRLSPAVEQGAPALVSATVEAGDNVTWTFDMGDGTVFTGPEAQVQHVYLRAQNYTVTVGAASPAGRLAQSLPVQVFVLEVLHIEPSGCIPAQPAAQLTAHVTGDPACYLFDWTFGDGSSNTSIRGRPTVTHSFPRSGTFPLALVLSSRVNKAHYFTSVCVEPELGNVTLQPRRQCVRPGEEARLAAHAWPPFPYRYSWDSGAEPAAPARAGGPDATFTYREPGSYLVTVTVSNNVSAANDSALVEVQAPVVLTGVRVNGSRALELQKPYLFSAVGRGHPASYLWELGDGAWLEGPEVTHAYNRTGDFTVRVAAWNEVSRGESQLNVTVKRRVRGLSVSASRTAVPLNSSVNFSTSLEAGSDVRYSWVLCDRCTPIPGGPTISYTFRSVGTFNIIVTAENEVGATQDSIFIYVQQLIVGLQVVGGAGACCFPTNHTLQLQATVREGTNISYSWTAQREGGPPLTGSGKCFSLTALEPGTYHVQLRAANMLGSALANRTVAFVEPVGWLTVAACPNPAAVNASVTLSAELAGGSGVVYTWSLGEELSWETLTPSTTHAFATSGLHLVAVTAGNQLGSANATVEVAVQVPVSGLTIETGGLDGSFVPAGSTVPFWGQLASGTNVSWCWAVPGGSKRGQYVAVGFPDAGTFSVQLNASNMVSWALAVHNLTVEEPVAGLVLWASREVVAPGQPVHFQILLAAGSAVTFRLQVDGAGPEVLPGPYFSRSFSWVGDHVVSVQAENHVSRAQAQVRVSVLEPVGGLQVPNCCEPGIPTGAERNFTARVLRGSRVAYAWYFSLQKVQGDSLVILAGRDVTYTPVAAGLLEVHVRAFNELGGVNLTLAVEVQDAIQHVALRGGRCFTNRSARFEAATRPSPRRVAYRWAFGDGTPVQDTEEPWADHRYSQPGDYRVEVNASNLVSFFVAQATVTVQVLACREPEVDVALPLQVLMRRSQRNYLEAHVDLRDCVTYQTEYRWEVYRTASCQRLGHGARVALPGVDVSRPQLVVPRLALPVGHYCFVFVVSFGDTPLARSIQANVTVAPERLVPIIEGGSYRVWSDTQDLVLDGSESYDPNLEEGDQTPLSCHWACVASTQSEAGGCTLNFGPRGSSVVTIPRERLEAGVEYTFNLTVWKAGRREEATSQTVLIRSGRVPIVSLECVSCKAQAVYEVSRSSYVYLEGRCYNCSRGSKRGRWAARTFSNQTLVLDETTTSTGSAGMRLVVRRGALRDGEGYTFTLTVLGRSGEEEGCASLRLAPNRPPLGGACRLFPQDAVRALTTKVHFECTGWRDAEDAGAPLVYALLLRRCRQGHCEEFCVYKGSLSAYAAVLPPGFRPHFHVGLAVVVQDQLGAAVVALNRSLVISLPEPDGSSPGLTAWLHGLTATVLPGLLRQADPQHVIEYSLALVTVLNEHEQAADGAAGAEQEQQLRAQVRKNITETLVSLRVNTVDDIQQVAAALAQCTVSRRELVCRSCLKRTLHKLEAMMRILQAETTPGTGTPTAIADSILNITGDLIHLASLDMQGPQLSELGVEPPAVMVASKAYNLSSALMGILMRSRVLNEEPLTLAGEEIVAQGKRSDPRSLLCYGNASGPGCHFSIPEAFSGALAPLGDVVQLMFLVDSNPFPFGYISNYTVSTKVASMAFQTQAGTHIPIERLASERAITVKVPNNSDQASWGPRAPAGSAIVPPRASVSAVVTLDSTNPEAGLHLQLTYTVLNGRYLAEEPEPYLAAYLHSAPLPHEHNCSASRRISPELLQGADHRPYTFFIAPGTGAPSGSYYLNLTSHFHWSALEVSVGLYTSLCQYFSEEDMAWKTEGLVPLEETSPSQAVCLTRHLTAFGASLFVPPSHVHFTFPELAVGVNYVIVLTCAVCLVAYAVMAVILHKLDQLDVSRVRVIPFCGKRGRFKYEILVKTGWGRGSGTTAHVGIMLYGADSRSGHRHLDGDRAFHRNSLDIFQIATPHSLGSVWKIRVWHDNKGLSPAWFLQHVIVRDLQSARSTVFLVNDWLSVEAEANGGLVEKEVLAASDAALWQFRRLLVAELQRGFFDKHIWLSIWDRPPRSRFTRVQRATCCALLVCLFLGANAVWYGAVGDTAHSTGPVSRVVPLSVGTVAVGLVSSVIVYPVYLLVLFLFRMSRSKVAGGPGLTATSQPVLEVDSCLDSSVLDSALLTLAGLRAEAFAGQMKSDSFLDDASSLGCWPSSEGTFSWPDLLSDSSIVGSTLQRLARARPGRVPGPEEDGVSLVSPCSPAKYLSAADGELVGQVLAAGGSLTPAQDTRLDTDLLAGLSAAEKTEALPLQRLEKRPPSPDAAREQRPAAPLPGAGLSPGLRRRLLPAWCAPLAHGLSLLLVAVAVGVSGWLGAGFPPSVSVMWLLSSSSSFLASFLGWEPLKVLLEALYFSLVAKRLHPDEDDSLVESPAVTPVSERVPRVRPPHGFALFLAKEEARKVKRLHGMLRSLLVYMLFLLVTLLANYGDASAHGHAYRLQSAIKQELDSGAFLAIGRSEEFWPWMSHVLLPYVHGNRSSPELGPPRLRQVRLQEALCPDARSAGLHRCAAAGGFSTSDFGVGWESAAPNGSAAWAYSAPDLLGTWSWGHCAVYDSGGYVQELGLSLEESRARLGFLRLHNWLDNRSRAVFVELTHYSPAVGLHAAVTLRLEFPAAGRALAALSVRPFALRRLSAGLSLPLLTSVCLLLFALYFSVAEAHAWRKEGRARAVRPGAWARWLLVALTAATGLVRLAQLGAADRQWALFVRGRLRRFISFDQVAQLSAAARGLAASLLFLLSVKAAQQLRFVRQWSIFSKTLCRALPELAGATLGLAVLGVAYTQLAMLLVSSCAQSLRSAAGALLVLCPGAGAGAPSLCPAEAWHLAPLLCVGLWALRLWGALSLGAVVLRWRYHGLRGELYRPAWEPQDYEMAELLLRRLRLWLGVSKVKEFRHKVRFEGMEPLPSRSSRGSKSSPDARPPSAGSEASHPSTSSSQLDALSSGLGRAGARAEPEPSRLHLVFEALLAQFDRLNQATEDVFQLEQQLQSLRGRGLPPFPPPQPARASRGRDGLAGPRRPSLRAHKVHPSST